In Luxibacter massiliensis, the genomic stretch CTCCTATATCGACTATGCTATGAGTGTTATTGCAGCCAGGGCGCTTCCCGACGTAAGGGATGGTTTAAAACCAGTTCAGAGAAGAATTTTATATTCTATGATTGAACTAAATAATGGGCCGGATAAACCTCACCGTAAATGTGCACGTATCGTAGGAGATACAATGGGTAAGTATCATCCCCACGGTGACAGTTCTATTTATGGGGCGCTTGTAAATTTGGCACAGGAGTGGTCCACCAGATATCCTCTTGTAGATGGACATGGAAACTTTGGTTCTGTTGATGGTGACGGGGCGGCTGCCATGAGATATACAGAGGCACGCCTGAGTAAAATCTCTATGGAAATGACGGCTGATATTAACAAAGATACAGTTGATTTTGTCCCTAACTTTGATGAGACAGAAAAAGAACCGTCTGTACTTCCAGCCAGATTCCCGAATCTTTTGGTAAACGGGACTTCAGGCATTGCCGTTGGTATGGCCACGAATATCCCTCCTCATAATTTAAAAGAAATCATTCATGCTGTAGTAAAAATCATTGATGACCAGATTGATGATAATGGTGAGACTACAATTGAAGATATCCTCAGGGTAATAAAAGGGCCGGATTTTCCTACTGGGGCAGAAATATTAGGTACAAGAGGGATTGAAGAGGCCTACAGGACAGGGCGTGGAAAAATAAGAGTCCGTGCAATTACTAATATTGAGCCTATGGATAATGGGAAGAACCGGATTATAGTGACGGAGCTTCCATATATGGTAAATAAAGCCAGGCTAATAGAAAAAATGGCAGAGCTTGTGAGAGACAAGAAGATAGATGGAATTACAGATTTAAGTGACCAGTCAAACCGCGAAGGTATGAGAATCTGTATTGAACTGCGCCGTGATGTTAATCCAAATGTTATCTTAAACCAACTTTATAAGCATACACAGCTTCAGGATACATTTGGCGTTATTATGCTTGCACTTGTCAACAATCAGCCCAAAATTATGAATATTCTTGAGATGCTGAAGCATTATTTAAAGCATCAGGAAGAGGTTGTGACAAGAAGGACAAAGTATGAGTTAAACAAGGCCGAAGAACGCGCACATATTTTGCAGGGTCTGCTGATTGCTTTGGATCATATTGATGAAGTAATTAAAATTATACGAGGCTCAAAGAATGTACAGATAGCCAAAGAAGAATTGATGGCCAGATTTGATTTATCTGAAGTACAGTCACAGGCTATTGTAGATATGCGTTTACGTGCTCTTACCGGTTTGGAAAGAGAAAAACTGGAGAATGAGTATGAAGAGCTGATGAAAAAAATAGGAGAATTAAAAGCTATTCTTGCTGACAGAAAATTGCTTCTTGGTGTTATCAAGGAAGAGATACTTATTATTGCTGAAAAATACGGTGATGAAAGAAGGACTTCTATCGGATTTGATGAATTTGATATATCTATGGAAGATTTAATTCCCAGAGAAAATGTAGTCATTACGATGACTAAGCTTGGTTATATTAAGAGGATGACAATGGATACATTTAAAAGCCAGAACAGAGGCGGTAAAGGTATCAAAGGTATGCAGACTCTCGATGATGATTATATCGAAGAACTTTTTATAACTACGACTCATCATTATATTATGTTTTTTACTAATACGGGCCGGGTTTACCGTCTGAAAGGTTATGAAATCCCGGAGGCCAGCAGGACTGCAAGAGGAACAGCTATAATCAACCTTCTTCAGCTAATGCCGGATGAAAAAATTACAGCCATCATTCCAATTCAGGAGTATTCAGATGGAGAATATCTGTTTATGGCAACGGAAAAAGGCCTTGTGAAGAAAACTCCAATCAGGGACTATGCAAATGTGAGAAAGACAGGACTTGCTGCGATTACTCTCCGTGAAGATGATAAGCTTATAGAAGTTAAGATAACTGATAATGAAAAAGATATTATTTTAGTAACGAAATATGGCCAGTGTATCCGGTTTAA encodes the following:
- the gyrA gene encoding DNA gyrase subunit A, with product MEDNIFDKVHEVDLKKTMETSYIDYAMSVIAARALPDVRDGLKPVQRRILYSMIELNNGPDKPHRKCARIVGDTMGKYHPHGDSSIYGALVNLAQEWSTRYPLVDGHGNFGSVDGDGAAAMRYTEARLSKISMEMTADINKDTVDFVPNFDETEKEPSVLPARFPNLLVNGTSGIAVGMATNIPPHNLKEIIHAVVKIIDDQIDDNGETTIEDILRVIKGPDFPTGAEILGTRGIEEAYRTGRGKIRVRAITNIEPMDNGKNRIIVTELPYMVNKARLIEKMAELVRDKKIDGITDLSDQSNREGMRICIELRRDVNPNVILNQLYKHTQLQDTFGVIMLALVNNQPKIMNILEMLKHYLKHQEEVVTRRTKYELNKAEERAHILQGLLIALDHIDEVIKIIRGSKNVQIAKEELMARFDLSEVQSQAIVDMRLRALTGLEREKLENEYEELMKKIGELKAILADRKLLLGVIKEEILIIAEKYGDERRTSIGFDEFDISMEDLIPRENVVITMTKLGYIKRMTMDTFKSQNRGGKGIKGMQTLDDDYIEELFITTTHHYIMFFTNTGRVYRLKGYEIPEASRTARGTAIINLLQLMPDEKITAIIPIQEYSDGEYLFMATEKGLVKKTPIRDYANVRKTGLAAITLREDDKLIEVKITDNEKDIILVTKYGQCIRFNEQDVRATGRTSMGVRGMNLSDRDKVIAMQMNTQGAELLIVSEKGMGKRTDLDEFTRQNRGGKGVKCYKITEKTGNVVGMKAVDEDNEIMIINTEGIIIRMECSDISVLGRVTSGVKLINLPENETVASVAKVRKASAEIDGEKVEISEDEEGS